The Marivirga tractuosa DSM 4126 genome contains the following window.
TCACCAATTTTAGTTTCCCTTCTTCCATTTTCATAGACTAATTCTAGTCGATAAACATAGACACCCTGAGGCATCAGTACTCCATTATAATAACCATCCCATCCAACAGTTCTATCATTACTTTCAAATAATAACTCACCCCATCTATTGTAGATCTTCATATTGAATTGAGAAACACCTTCAACTTTTGGTAAAAAGAAATCATTTTGTAGTGGATTAGAACTTGCAGTTCCCGGACCCGCTCTACTCGGTGTAAAGGCATTTGGAACATCTGAAGCTCCTCCTAAGAGGACTTTCACCTGAGAGCTTAAAGTCATGGAATCGGTGCAGCCTGTTTCTGAATTTATGGCAATTAAAGTAATGTCATAAACTCCGCTGTCAGGATAAGCATGGATTGGTTCCTCCTCAAAAGTTTCGTTACCATCTCCAAATTTCCAGATAAATTCATCTGCTCCTTCACTTAAATTGACAAATCTGACCTCTTCTCCAGTAAAAACTTGCCTGTATTCATCAGGTATAGTAAAAGATGCAGTTGGTGTTGCATTGACCACTATGAATTCTTCCTTAACCATTTGTGTGCGTTGTCCTGTTATATTTGAGGCCGACAGGGTAACTGTGTAGGTTCCTGGGTTTCTGTAGACATGCGTAGGGTTTTCAACAGCTGCTACTCTTTGCCCATCCCCAAATTCCCATTGATATGTGGAAGGATCGGCAAATTGTGTTAGGTTTTCAAATTCCACAACTAAGGGTAAACAGCCTTCTGTTGGATTTGCATCAAAATCTACAATAGGAGGGATTGCCCCAATAGTAATGGTAGTTTGATAAGAATCTGTGCATTGTCCATTGGTAGCTGTCATTCTGATAACAAATGTACCAAATGTGCCATACTCATGTGGTGCTGGATCAATTTCTGATGAAGTAGTGCCATCTCCAAAGTCCCATTCATATTCCCATTCGTTTTTATTGGTGGTAGTATTGTTGAGGTTTACAGTACTTTCTGGGAGAACCATTTCTTCTGGAGTAGCCTCAAAACTAGCTTCCAACTCAGGATAAACTTCTTTTAATGCACTTCCACTTACTGGGCCAGTACAATTATCAGGAGAATTACTATCCACCACAGAGACTAATGTGTAAGTAGTTGTGGTCGTAGGGAAAACGGGTTCAAAATGCCTGTTAAAAGCAGTAGTAAATGTGAAGTTTTGGTTTCCATCTGTATAAGTAATAGTCCATGGACCAACACCTGATTGATCAAAAATCAACTCTGTTTCTTCACCATAGCATGTAACATCATCTCCTGATAATTCAGAAGTAGGTAAACTATTGACATTGATGGTTACTGGACCACCTAAACTGTTTCCAAAGCAACCTCTACTATCTGTAAGTTCAATTACCCGATAAACAGTAGATACTTCAGGTGTTTGGTTAATGGATTCACCGTCTTGAATGTTATTGTATTCAATTGTGTCCTGATTAGCCCTAACCACTACATTAAATGGGCCATCTCCTGTGAAATAAAAATTAAGCGGACTAGAATCACCTCGGCAAATGGTATTATTGCCCTCAATTTCGACTTGAGGTCTATCAAAAGCAGTGATGGTAGCAGATCCATTTACATCACCCGAACAATTAGGCGTATTGGAATCTATAACATCAACTAAGGTATAATTTTTGGTACCTGGAGCAGCACTAATCGTAACTGTTTCTGTATGAATATCCGCATTGCTGTCAAAAGCTCCATCAGGGGTGACATTTGGAATAGTGAAAATATTTTCACCATCGGTATAGCGAACGTTCCAAGGCGGAGTACCAGTTAAATTAATTTCTAATTCCGTTGGCGTATTCACACAAACATTATTTTGATTTCCAGAGATCGTTGCGGTAGGCTTTGAATTGACTTTAATGGTGGCAGTGCCCGAAACATCACCAGAACAAACGGGTGTATTTCCATCTGAAACACTGACTAAACTATAGGTAGTGGAATCAGTTGGACTGATTGGTTCTATCGTAACCGGATTATTACTGTTGATTGTGAAGTTTGAATTTCCATCAGTATAAACTACTTCCCAAGGACCGATTCCTGTTAAATTAAAGAATAGATTTGCATTATTACCCTCACAAATAGTAGTAGATCCGGACAAGGATGCAGTTGGTTTAATATTTACTGAGACAAAAGCGGATCCTGAAATACTAGAAGGATTACAATTAGGATACTCTCTGTCTTCAACACTTAACAAGAAGTAATTAGTAGAATTGGTAGGACTTACATATTCAATATGTCCATTTGATATATTGAATAAAGTATCATTAGTCATACCATTATTGTATACTACATCAAAATTTTGACTACCGGGACCTGTCAAGTTAAAAACAAGGCTAGTGGAATCTCCAGGGCAAATAACATTTGAACCATTGAGACTTAAATTCCCAGTAGGGCCAGCTAATATATTTACTGGTAGGATAGAAGGGGAGCCAAGACAACCATTGCTATCTATTTCTACTACTTGCATATTTCCAGAGAAACTATTGAAATTAGCAGTTATGGAATCTCCGTTTGTGCTAGAATAGCTAATAAAGGCACCTGAAGGTAATGTCCATTGGTAATTAGAACCAACACTTGATTCGACTTTAAATGGGATTTGTTGAGAAAATGCACAAACCTCATCTGCCCCTATGATGGTGGGACTGGTGAATTCAGGGAATATTGTGATTTCTTGGATATCAGAAGTGTCAGAACAACCACCAACTGAAGAAACAGCAATATGTCTTACTTCAAAAATAATCACATCACTAGTTGTATTATTAAAAGTCTCTGAAACAGAACCATTAGTTGGTATTGGGGTCGTATCAAAATTATCCCACGGATTACCAGAATCTTTTATTCTTCTTTCGTAAATATGATTACCTGATAAACCTGTTCCAATGGAGGTAGATGTAAAATTAACCAGTAGCGGTGAGCAACCTTCTGTTTTATCTTTAAAGAAACTGGCATCAACTTTTGGGTTTAAAGTTACGGTTTTACTCACGGACTCTGAACACCCATATTCCGTCTCAATTGATAAAGTGACAGTGTAAGTTGTAACATTATTAAAATCGCCTGTAAATGAATGGTTAACTATACTGTCTTCTTCAGTAAATAACGATTTCCCATCTCCCCAATTCCATTTTAATTCATAATTTGCTAAAATGTTATTGTTTGTAATCTCAAACTCAAAATTATAATCTTCTTGGCAAGCTGGATTTGGAGATATTATGTCAAAATCTATAAGCGGCTCTTGAAATACCGTAATATTAATTGTCGAGTCTGCAGTACATCCAGATAGGGATTCTGCAGTAAGTTTAATAGCATATTCTATATATGGATCAGTTGTATTTGTTAAAATAGGTAAGACTTCACCATTTAAGTGCCCTCCACTGCCTAATACCGGAGTTGAACTAGCGAAAGTAGTACCATTAGTAATATCAGTTATTTCATATGATAGATAGAAGTCATTACCTGATGGTAAACTACTGGTTTCATTAATAATTCTCACTTCTAAAGGAGCGCAGTTTTCTGAATCATTTGTCAATAAATCGAATCTAACTTCAGGAGTTTCATTAATTCCCAATGAAATAGGAGGGTCAGAAGCTACATCGCAAGTGCTCGGTAAAAGTGCGTTTAATCTAATTTCATAGTTGGCCGAATCTGTAAAAGTGTACTCAAAAATATCAGTTGGATCAGAATCCCTAAACTCTTCATTTCCTGTCAAACTATTTCCTTCAATTATAGTGGAATCGTTTATATCTAGATTTTTTATGATTAATTCCCATTCAGTTCCAGCAGGGACATCTGCTGGATTTGTATTATTTACAAATCCATAAATTGCAGGTGCACAGAATTCATTGCCAACAGTATCCAATACAATATTAATATCATCTTTTGGTAGTATAGTATCATTAAAAGGGGCTGATAAATCACTTTGACAATTGAAAGGATTTTCAGTTTGTAATCTAACTTCAACATTTACATTAGGATTGCCAATATCTGGTCTAGCATAGCTTACCCAGAATTCAACTCCTTCATTTTGGGTTGAAAGCGTGTCACCTACAGTTTGTACTTGCCAATCATATTCTAATAAACCTGGCTGTACTGCTTCAAAATAGTAAGTAACTGAATCGCAGGTTACAACTGTATCAACTGGATTGAAATCTGACGTAGGTTTAGGAAGTACACGGACGGTTCTCTGGGAATTATTTACACATACACCATCGACATAGGGCTGCAATACAATAGTGTAGTTAATAGCTGCTATACTGGTATAATCATTGTTGAATTCAAAAGAAAACTTATCATAATCAGGATCACCAAATATTGTGGTATCACCTCCCAAAAGAGTGGAACCATCATATACTTCCCAAATCAATGAATCCCCTGAATTTGTGATTAATAGATTATCCGTAGCATTATCAATTTGAAAGAAAAATTCAGTTGGAGAGCAATATTCATTTAAAGGATCATAAGCATCTGCAGGATCAAAAGTTCCTAATGTGGGAGGTTGGTCATATACGTCAAAGCCTGATGCGCTCCCAGGTAGCACAGTTACGGTTATAGGAGCACTTATTGCATTACAACCATTATCACCATTAGCTACTAATTCTATTGTGTAAATTGCATTTGATCCGGTGTTGTTAAAGAATATATTAGGTGATATCGATTCGTCTAACTCGCCAGGAGCTCCAATTTCACGGAAAACTGTTGTTCCTAAACTATCAATTTGTAATTCATAGTCTACAGGATCGACTGAGACATCATTTAATGATTCATTCGTCATATTTGTGAAGGTCAATAATGTACCAGGACAAATGGGATCACCATTATATGCGTCACCTGCTGAATTACCTTCATAGTCATTAGTATAGGTGGCTTCTAAATCGGATTCGGGATTATAGAGTACATTAACTGTTTGAACTATCACGTCACTTTCACATCCCTTATCGGTGATAATTCTTAATGCAACATCATAAGAACCTGCATTCCCAAGATTTTGAATTGGTTCTTCACCTGTTGCATCGATGTCAAATGTCACACCATCATAATCGAAATCCCACTGATAGGTATCTATTGCATCACTATTTACTATAATTGGAATTTCAGAATCAGCAGCATCAAAATCTGTATCCTCTCCCTCACAAACTGTTGTAAAGTCAAAATCCGCAACTGGTTTATCATATATAAAAATATCTAATTCATCATCTGTCGAACATCCTGTGGAAGCGTCATCAATGACTAATGTTACCCGATAGTGTCCTGGATCAGCCAAGGCTAATGGGTTGCCAGGGTAGTCAAATTGAGGAATTCCACCACCTCCATCGTTTTGAGAATCAATATTTCCTGGAGTAGGACTGATTTCATCAATCTCCCATGAAGTTGTTAATGAAGAAGTTTTATCGATTGATTCGTCCGTTAAAACGATTTCTAGTGGTAGGCCGAGATCTTCGCAATATTCGATTGGATTATTGTCAGTAGTCATTCCGGCACCTATATCATAGCCAATCAATGCCTGTGGTGTTTCTATGATTTCAACGTCAAATGATGTTTCAAGGACACAACCTCCAATTGATCCTCTGTCAGCTCTCATGTTAACTGTATATGTTCCTGGTGTAGGAAAACTCTCGCTTACATTTGCACCATTGGTTTCAAAAACTCCATCATTATTAAAATCCCAACTATAGGCATCCCCCACTTCATTGTCAGGGTTGGTAGGATCTTGACGGAAGTCAATGTCTTCATTTATACAGAAAGTCAATGAATTACCTTCTGCTGCTTCCCATATTCCACCAGAAGAGGGATCAAAAATCTCTGGATCTGGGTCTGGTGAATCTACAATTACTATTCTCCCTTGCACTGATCTTGGTGCGTATCCTCCAGCTCTTGGGTTGCAAGGACCCCATATATCTAACCTTACAAAAAAGTCTTCTCCTACCAAAGCATCATCAGGTACAACTATATCAAGGCTTTGGTAGTTGTTATCCCCATCTTGCACAGGCTCAGGATAAGTGACTATGATGTTTGGGTCATAGTTGTTTGGATTAGTTATGTTGACGCCTGCTGGATCTATGACAATGTCGTCTATTGTATTTGCATCGTTTTCAGTCCCATAAACTATTCGAACCTCTCTATCATCATCATTTAATGTAACATTATTGACAACAGGGTCGGGTTCAATAACACAATTAAAGTCTGTGGCATCTAGGAAATTTAAAGTGACCTGTGTTCCGGCACAGACTTGGTATTCGTCTTCTTCAATTATTACTTCTCCTGGTTCAGTATCATCTGGTTCCCAATAGTTTACTGGTCTGTCGATTTGAAGTGAGATATTGTTACAGGCAACTCCATCAATGTATAGGGTAGCAATAGGTTGATAAAAACAGAGCCCGTCAGTTTCATTTTCATAAGTATAGAATGCATTATTATCAGCATTGTAAATAGAAAATGTCCTCCCATTCGGACTATTGATGATTCTTATTTCTTCATCAGCTGGGAAATAATCTGCCTCATATCTTGTATTATCTCCGTTTCCCCAATCAACGTCAACTTCAATATTTTCTCCTCCGAATACTAAAGGGTCATCGTTTAAATCAACAGCACTCAAGGTAAAATACCAATCTAATTCCACTGGGGCGCAGTTTGTGCCTAATCCAGCAGCTCCAGTAAATCTATTTGCTTGAGCACCACCTGATCCTGATTTTACACCTGCACATGTAATTTGCCCAACACTTTCATTTATATAAAGAAAGTTGAATAGCATTACCAATGCAGTAAAAATGATAGGTTTGATATAGCTATTCTTCTGAAACATTATACAAACATATAGATATTAGTTGGTGCGAAAAATATATTCATTAGTCGAACAATACATTTGTTTTATCGAAATATAACTAAAAAAAAGATAAATAAAAATTATAATAATTATAAGTACAAGGAAAAACACTGATAGAAACCTTTTATTTTAATTTTCTATATATGTTAAACTTACAATTGGAATTAAAACTGCTGAATATAGACCTGTATAATGTATATTAAAAAAATATAGTTTGTTGGTTAAATAATTATATTTTGATCATTAATATTGAAATAGTACCTCTCAGAAAATTAATTGCATAGCTGATTAAAGGTAGCCTTAGAATTATAAATGGTTTTTGCATACGTCTTACGATATTCCATTATATTTGCGGCATGAAAAACATTACCTTTGCTTTACTTCTTTCCCTGCTACTTTCTGCTTGCTTGCCTGATGAGCCTACATTTGAAGATTTCAGAAGGGCAGAGGTTCAGAGGCTTTTATCCAATCAGGAAGTGAAGAGATGGAGGTTGGAGGATAGATTGCTGTTCAATGAGGAAGTGGTCTTTGATTCTTGTGAAGTTTCAAGACAAATCATCTTTAATTTCACTTCTGCTGGCAACGATAAAGATTCTCTTTTCTATATCAACCCGGCCGATACTTGTGGTAATTCTACTGATACATTAAAAGGATTTTGGTATGTGCCCAAAACTATAAAAGCGGAAATCCCAATTGATACAGTAGTTTTTGTTTGGAAAGGTACTGATACAGCTTTTTTTCAACTGAGAGATTTAAATCCCAAAGACTTTAGTATCAGTACTTATTTTAAGCAAGACAGTCTTAGTGAAAGCTTCACTCATTTCCCGCTTCCTCCCGTTGAGGAAGAAGAGGAAGAAGAAAATGATGATCAATAGTGGCTTCTATTTATTAGATTTTTAAGTACATCTGAAAATGATAATTCGTGAATGCATTTAACTATATTTTCTTCATTTTCTATCCCTTCAGGCAACCATTTTTCGGCTGTAATTCCTAAATAGGCTAAATCCATATCAGCATATTCGGTTTCAAGATTCGTCTCTTTTATTTCCTCTAAGAAATTTAAAAAGTCAGCTATAGGATTTAAAATCTCGTCATAATGAAGCTGGATAGCTCTTATTATTGCTTTTCTTTTCTCCGCTGAATCGGGTTCTTCGTCCAATTCTTCACTTTTTAACCTAATGTTACCAATGCTTAGATCCTGGCTGACGATAAATTCATCTTCATCAAAATCCCATCGCACATTTCTACGATTTTTAAGCAAAGGCATCAAATCTTTCGGATTAAGTGGTGCTGCTAAAAATATTTTTCCCATTCCGGCTCTAGCATCCATATTGGCCACGGTCAACCAGCTTTCATCTGCCAACTCATCTTTATGACCGATTGCTGCTATGCTTCCATTCGATAATTGAAACTGCGCATTATTACCTCTTTTGGCTGATGCAATTCTATCAGGATAAGCCATAGCCAATAAAAAGCCAATGGAATAAGGATCAACTTCTTTATTGTCCTCGTCAATTTTGAACAATACTCTGTAAGCTTGAGCTATTTTCTCAATTTTTTTAAAATTTCTACCCAGTCTTTTTTCTCCTCTTAGAATTCTCAACAATTGAATTCTCTCACTTATGTCTGCTCCAGCTTTCTTATATAAAGGATCTTTTTCTTCTAACAATGATGCTAGGTCAATGGCTAGGGATAGATTTTCTGTTGACTTCACCAACATATGAGCAAGTCTTGGATGGCAAGGTAATTGATGCATTTGCTTACCTGTTTCAGTAATGCTTTTATTATCATCTAATGCTTCTAACTGAATCAACAGATTTTCAGCATAAATAAGTTTATCTAGTGGAGGAGGTGTGAGCCAAAAGAGCCGTTTACTTTCATGAATATTTCTGGCTGCTAAGTCCAATTTGAGGCTTGCTAAATCTGCATGAAGAATTTCTGCTAAACGATGGCTTGATTTATTATTTTGCTCAATTTCAGTCCACATCCTGTAGCATTTTCCTGGTGCTAATCTCCCAGCTCTACCTGCTCTTTGTGTTGCTTCGTCTTGTGAAATTGCTTGTGTTTTTAAGCTGTTTAATGCAGTGTTAGGATCAAAAATGGAGTTTTTCTTTAGCCCGGTATCAATAACCACTTTGATTCCTTCAATTGTTAAACTGGTTTCTGCAATGGAAGTAGCTAATACAATTTTGCGTTTTCCTTGTGGGTGAGGTTGAATGGCCGCCCATTGTTTGTGCCATGCCAGTTGGCCAAAAAGCGGATAAATCTCTGCTTTAACTTTTGATTTTCTTAGCAAATCCTGAACTGCCAAGATTTCACCTTGTCCAGGAAGGAACACTAAAATATCACCTTTATCATCTTTTAGCGCTTTTTTTACTTGCTCAGCAGTCAATTCAGCAATTAACCTTTGGTCTAAGTTCCCTGCATATTCGATATCAACTGGGTATTGCCTCCCTTTGCTGGCGATCACTTTTGCCTTTAATTCTGTTGCTAAAAGTTGCTGATTTAGTGTAGCTGACATAATCAATAGCTTTAAATCAGGTCTTGAATTTTGCTGAGTGTAGCGAGCTAATGCCAAAGCCACATCAGCGTGAATACTGCGCTCATGAAATTCATCAAAAATAACTATAGCAACTTCCTTTAATTCGGGATCACTATCCATCATTTTATTAAGAATACCTTCTGTGACCACTTCTATTTGCGTGTTTTCTGATATTCTTGTTTCGAACCTGATTCTGTAGCCAATTGTATTTCCCACTTCTTCGCCAATCAACTGGGACATCCTTTGGGCTATCGATTTAGCAGCCAATCGTCTTGGTTCTAACATGATGATTTTTTGCCGTTTGCTATTAAAAAGCTCTAAAAGTGCGAGCGGGATAATAGTACTTTTCCCGGCTCCGGCCTCAGCATTAAGGATAAGGTTTTGCTCTTCCTTGATTTTTTGAAGTACTTCAGGAAGAATGTCGACTATTGGCAAATTAATTTGAGATAAATCTATTTTAGGCATGTTGCAAGCTTAATTGACAAAAGATTGGATTCTATAAACGTAATAATTTGCTAAAATTTATGTGAGATTAACACTGAAGGTATTTAATGTTTGCTAAAAATGCATAAATAATGTTAGGCTCTAAAAATCTTCGATTTCACAAAATCCCAAAATTCTTTTCGCTCTTCTGCTGATGTTAATAATGATTTTAGTGTACTGCCAAAGCTAGCGTCCTTATTTGGTTGATGGCTAGGTTTAATATTTGGTAAGGGCGCAGGCTCTTGTTTGGGTTGAGGAGCAACATCTGATTTTGTCTCAGTAGATTTTTTCATTCCAAAATTCTTCGGGTCTAGCTTTTCTGCATCTTTGTAATGCTGCTCCGCTTTTTTATGATTACCCATTTTACCCAAAACTAACCCTAAATTATTATGGGAAATGGCATCTTCTGGATCTAATTCCAGTGCTTTTTGGTAATCTTGTTTAGCCCCTTCAAGATCATTCATGTGATCTTTTATAAAAGCTCTACTGGCATATCTAAAGGGATTTTTTGGTTCCATTTCTACAGCTTTATTGAAATCAGCCATGGCATTTTCTTGCTGTTTTGCCATGTAATAAACCAGTCCTCTTTCTGCAAATAGCTCTGCACTCTCAGGTTTTAATTTTATTGCTTTACTCATATCCGATTGCGCAGCCTGATAGTCTTTAATTTTAAAATAAGCTTTTCCACGTTGATAGAAAGCTACCGGATTTTGATTGTTTTGTGTGATATATTGAGAATATAGATGAATTCCTTGTTTAAAATCGCCCTTTTGGCAATAAGAGGAAGCGGTTTCTAATAGTATATTGAGTTCTTGCATTATTTTTACCTTTTCTTAAGATGTGACAAAATTACTAACTATTTCTCGGCATCTCTGTTACATTTTTCAAAAAGACTAGCGCTTTTAGTTTTTGGTTTAGGCTTTGACATTTAAAACTTATATTTTTGAAATTTAATAAACCCAATATAAAATGATTCAAGCATGGATGCGAGGTGTGTTATTAATTGCCTCAGTTTATAATGTTGCATGGTCGGTTTTTCTTTTCTGGAGTCCCGATAGTTATATTAAATGGATGACTGAAGGTGCTCAATCTGAAAATGGGTGGGTGTTTTATCAGGCAGTCGGGATATTGCTTGTAGCCATAATGCTGTTTATGGGCTTTTTAAAGCCGCTGAAATTTAGGTGGCTGATCTTGATTTCCTTCCTCGCTAAATTATTGGGAGGAATAGCAGTCTATTTATTAATTATGGAATCTCAGTTCACTAAGAAGTTTACCTTCCATTTACTTATGAATGATTTGGTATGGCTACTTCCATTACTTTCAATTGTAATGGCGGCATTTAAATCAGATAAAAGCCGTTAAACTATTTGTGTTTGTTTTGCCCATACATTTTTATTAAATCGAGCTAAAATTTTATCAAAAATGAAATATAACTTAACTATTTTTCTATTTTTTACTTTTGTTTCTTTTTCAATTGCTCAGGTAAAAGAGCCTGTTCCGGCTTCAGAAATTTTACACCAAATGGAAAAGTTGCAGAATACTACTAGAGTTTTATATGTGGCTGCGCATCCTGATGATGAAAATACTCGGTTTATAGCTTATGTTGAAAATGGAAAAAAGTTTGAGGCTGCTTATTTATCGCTCACACGAGGGGACGGTGGTCAAAATGTTATTGGACCTGAATTGCGAGAAGGATTAGGTTTAATAAGGACACAAGAGTTGCTTGCAGCGAGAGAAATAGATGGTGGACAACAATTTTTTACAAGGGCCAATGATTTTGGATACTCCAAAAACCCTAGTGAAACTTTTAATAAATGGGGAAAAGAAGAAGTGCTTTCAGATGCGATTTGGACGATTCGAAATTTTCAACCGGACATAATTGTAACAAGGTTTAATAAAACACCAGGTATAACTCACGGGCATCATACAGCTTCGGCTATTTTAGCGCATGAGGCTTTTAAGATGGCCGGTGATAAAACTGCTTTTCCAGAGCAATTAGAATTTACTAATATTTGGCAGCCGAAGAAAATTTATTGGAATACATCTTCATGGTTTTTTCGAAGGAATGAAGATTTTGATAAGTCACAATATGTAACCGAAAATGCTGGTGGCTATTCACCTCTTTTAGGGATTTCTTATACTGAAATGGCCGCGTTGAGCAGAAGCAGGCATAAATCACAAGCATTTGGTACCGCTGGTAGCAGAGGGGATGAGATTGAATATTTTGAATTTTGGGATGGTCCAGAAAATGCAAAAGAAATCTTTAATGGTGTAGATCACTCTTGGTCTAAGTTTAAAAATGGTAAAACCATTCAAAAGGCAATTGATAAGCTAGTAGATGATTTTGAACCTAAAAAACCCGAGGCTTCTATAGATCAGCTTTTTGTGATTAAGCAGTTAATCGAAAAACTTGATGACTCTGCGGTTAAGAATGATAAATTAAAGGCGATTGAAGATTTAATACTGAACTGCGCAGGTTTCTATCATTTGTTCTACCACGATCATCCATACATATCTCCTGGCGATCAAATTAATTTAAATATGGAGTTAGTCAATCGTTCCGATGCTGATCTAAAGGTGATAGGTGCTAGCATAAATGCTATAGGAGAAGATTTAGATATTGCAGGTGAATTGAGCAATAACGATGTGAAATTACAGAGTTTTGCCATCAAGATTCCAGAAGATTTCCCTTACTCTAATCCATATTGGTTAGATGATCCTTCTGCTAATGGACTTTATAAGGTAGAAAATCAGAAATTAATAGGAAAAGCAGAAAATGACCCAGCTATTATTGCAGAAATTAATTTGAGCATTAATGGAAATAAGTTTTCATTTAGCAGTCCATTGAAATATAAGTCTTCTGATAGGATTAGCGGTGAGATTATTCAACCATTATATGTTATT
Protein-coding sequences here:
- a CDS encoding PKD domain-containing protein, whose product is MFQKNSYIKPIIFTALVMLFNFLYINESVGQITCAGVKSGSGGAQANRFTGAAGLGTNCAPVELDWYFTLSAVDLNDDPLVFGGENIEVDVDWGNGDNTRYEADYFPADEEIRIINSPNGRTFSIYNADNNAFYTYENETDGLCFYQPIATLYIDGVACNNISLQIDRPVNYWEPDDTEPGEVIIEEDEYQVCAGTQVTLNFLDATDFNCVIEPDPVVNNVTLNDDDREVRIVYGTENDANTIDDIVIDPAGVNITNPNNYDPNIIVTYPEPVQDGDNNYQSLDIVVPDDALVGEDFFVRLDIWGPCNPRAGGYAPRSVQGRIVIVDSPDPDPEIFDPSSGGIWEAAEGNSLTFCINEDIDFRQDPTNPDNEVGDAYSWDFNNDGVFETNGANVSESFPTPGTYTVNMRADRGSIGGCVLETSFDVEIIETPQALIGYDIGAGMTTDNNPIEYCEDLGLPLEIVLTDESIDKTSSLTTSWEIDEISPTPGNIDSQNDGGGGIPQFDYPGNPLALADPGHYRVTLVIDDASTGCSTDDELDIFIYDKPVADFDFTTVCEGEDTDFDAADSEIPIIVNSDAIDTYQWDFDYDGVTFDIDATGEEPIQNLGNAGSYDVALRIITDKGCESDVIVQTVNVLYNPESDLEATYTNDYEGNSAGDAYNGDPICPGTLLTFTNMTNESLNDVSVDPVDYELQIDSLGTTVFREIGAPGELDESISPNIFFNNTGSNAIYTIELVANGDNGCNAISAPITVTVLPGSASGFDVYDQPPTLGTFDPADAYDPLNEYCSPTEFFFQIDNATDNLLITNSGDSLIWEVYDGSTLLGGDTTIFGDPDYDKFSFEFNNDYTSIAAINYTIVLQPYVDGVCVNNSQRTVRVLPKPTSDFNPVDTVVTCDSVTYYFEAVQPGLLEYDWQVQTVGDTLSTQNEGVEFWVSYARPDIGNPNVNVEVRLQTENPFNCQSDLSAPFNDTILPKDDINIVLDTVGNEFCAPAIYGFVNNTNPADVPAGTEWELIIKNLDINDSTIIEGNSLTGNEEFRDSDPTDIFEYTFTDSANYEIRLNALLPSTCDVASDPPISLGINETPEVRFDLLTNDSENCAPLEVRIINETSSLPSGNDFYLSYEITDITNGTTFASSTPVLGSGGHLNGEVLPILTNTTDPYIEYAIKLTAESLSGCTADSTINITVFQEPLIDFDIISPNPACQEDYNFEFEITNNNILANYELKWNWGDGKSLFTEEDSIVNHSFTGDFNNVTTYTVTLSIETEYGCSESVSKTVTLNPKVDASFFKDKTEGCSPLLVNFTSTSIGTGLSGNHIYERRIKDSGNPWDNFDTTPIPTNGSVSETFNNTTSDVIIFEVRHIAVSSVGGCSDTSDIQEITIFPEFTSPTIIGADEVCAFSQQIPFKVESSVGSNYQWTLPSGAFISYSSTNGDSITANFNSFSGNMQVVEIDSNGCLGSPSILPVNILAGPTGNLSLNGSNVICPGDSTSLVFNLTGPGSQNFDVVYNNGMTNDTLFNISNGHIEYVSPTNSTNYFLLSVEDREYPNCNPSSISGSAFVSVNIKPTASLSGSTTICEGNNANLFFNLTGIGPWEVVYTDGNSNFTINSNNPVTIEPISPTDSTTYSLVSVSDGNTPVCSGDVSGTATIKVNSKPTATISGNQNNVCVNTPTELEINLTGTPPWNVRYTDGENIFTIPNVTPDGAFDSNADIHTETVTISAAPGTKNYTLVDVIDSNTPNCSGDVNGSATITAFDRPQVEIEGNNTICRGDSSPLNFYFTGDGPFNVVVRANQDTIEYNNIQDGESINQTPEVSTVYRVIELTDSRGCFGNSLGGPVTINVNSLPTSELSGDDVTCYGEETELIFDQSGVGPWTITYTDGNQNFTFTTAFNRHFEPVFPTTTTTYTLVSVVDSNSPDNCTGPVSGSALKEVYPELEASFEATPEEMVLPESTVNLNNTTTNKNEWEYEWDFGDGTTSSEIDPAPHEYGTFGTFVIRMTATNGQCTDSYQTTITIGAIPPIVDFDANPTEGCLPLVVEFENLTQFADPSTYQWEFGDGQRVAAVENPTHVYRNPGTYTVTLSASNITGQRTQMVKEEFIVVNATPTASFTIPDEYRQVFTGEEVRFVNLSEGADEFIWKFGDGNETFEEEPIHAYPDSGVYDITLIAINSETGCTDSMTLSSQVKVLLGGASDVPNAFTPSRAGPGTASSNPLQNDFFLPKVEGVSQFNMKIYNRWGELLFESNDRTVGWDGYYNGVLMPQGVYVYRLELVYENGRRETKIGDITLIR
- the hrpB gene encoding ATP-dependent helicase HrpB; the protein is MPKIDLSQINLPIVDILPEVLQKIKEEQNLILNAEAGAGKSTIIPLALLELFNSKRQKIIMLEPRRLAAKSIAQRMSQLIGEEVGNTIGYRIRFETRISENTQIEVVTEGILNKMMDSDPELKEVAIVIFDEFHERSIHADVALALARYTQQNSRPDLKLLIMSATLNQQLLATELKAKVIASKGRQYPVDIEYAGNLDQRLIAELTAEQVKKALKDDKGDILVFLPGQGEILAVQDLLRKSKVKAEIYPLFGQLAWHKQWAAIQPHPQGKRKIVLATSIAETSLTIEGIKVVIDTGLKKNSIFDPNTALNSLKTQAISQDEATQRAGRAGRLAPGKCYRMWTEIEQNNKSSHRLAEILHADLASLKLDLAARNIHESKRLFWLTPPPLDKLIYAENLLIQLEALDDNKSITETGKQMHQLPCHPRLAHMLVKSTENLSLAIDLASLLEEKDPLYKKAGADISERIQLLRILRGEKRLGRNFKKIEKIAQAYRVLFKIDEDNKEVDPYSIGFLLAMAYPDRIASAKRGNNAQFQLSNGSIAAIGHKDELADESWLTVANMDARAGMGKIFLAAPLNPKDLMPLLKNRRNVRWDFDEDEFIVSQDLSIGNIRLKSEELDEEPDSAEKRKAIIRAIQLHYDEILNPIADFLNFLEEIKETNLETEYADMDLAYLGITAEKWLPEGIENEENIVKCIHELSFSDVLKNLINRSHY